From Actinomycetes bacterium:
GGTTCACCCGTCAGGGGTGATGCGGGCCGCTCGGCGAGACGCTTGAGTTGGGTTCACCACGAGTGCCCAGAAGCGGCGTAGGCGCGGGAGTCCCGAGTGTCCGACAACAACGGTCCGTTCCGGCTTGCGATGTTCAAGTTCTTCATCTTCTTCGCCTACGTCCGAGACCTTCTGGATGCTCTTCATGATTGTCGTGCCGATCCTCGGTATGTTGATCTACCTCATCGCCGGGGCGGAGGCATGACCCAGCGTGCCACCCCGTCCCAGCAGCAGATGCAGAGGGCACAGGTCCACTACGCCCAGGCCGGCGTCCCCACCCAGAGCGGCGCGTCCGCCTCAGATCAGATCGCCAGCGCCAAAGGTCTGCCGGACTCCGCTGCTATCTCCCAGCCCGAGTCCGACCAGCTGAAAGCCAAGGCCCTCGCGTGGTGACCCAGCAGGTCTGTCGGGATCACTAGGCCAAGAAGAGGTTTCGATGTCCGTTCTTGCGAAGCTGACTCCGGAACCGTTGCGCGGCTACAAGCGCGCCTGGCTGACGGGCGACGTCGTTGCAGGTGTCACCCTGGCCGCGGTAGCGATCCCGGAGACCATGGGCTACACCTCGATCGCGCAGACCCCGGTGGTGACTGGTCTTTACACGATCATCTTCCCGACCCTTGCCTTCGCCCTCCTGGGCTCCTCGCGGTTGCTTGTCGTGGGCGCAGACTCGGCGACGGCCGCAATCATGGCCGCCGGGCTGGCCGGGCTCGGCGTCGCCGGGCTCTCACCCAACTCGGCTGAGTGGCTCGCCTGGGCGAGCCTGGTGGCCCTGGTCTGCGGCGGGCTGCTCGTTCTGGCGCGGCTGCTCAAGCTGGGGTTCCTCGGCGACTTCCTGAGCGCCTCGGTGCTCATCGGCTTCCTGACCGGCGTCGGCATCCAGGTACTGACCGGTCAGATCCCGGGGATGCTGGGGATTCCCAAGGGAACTGGCAACTGGTTCCATCAGCAGTGGTACACGCTCACCCATCTTGTCGATGCCAGTGGGCCCACGGTCGCCTACGCCGCCGGGACATTGATCATCATCTTGGGCTGCAAGCGGTTCGCGCCGAAGGTTCCGGGGGCCGTGATCGCGGTGGTCCTGTCGATCGCCGTGTCCAACGCGTTGGACTCCAGTGCCAACGGGGTCGCGGTCATCGGGCCGGTCCAAGGGGGCTTCCCGCCCATCGGCCTGCCCGCGGGGATCACGTGGAGCGACATACCTACGGTCATGGGGATCGCCTTGTCGTGCTTCATCCTCATCATCGCCCAGAGCGCTGCGACGTCCCGTAGCTTCGCGATGAAGCACGAGCAGCGCGTCGACGTGAACCGCGACATCGTCGGTCTGGCGGGCGCCAACTTCGCTGCTGGCCTGAGCGGCACCTTCGTGGTCAACGGCAGTCCGACGAAGACCGAGATCCTCGACGAGCAGCGCGGGAAGACCCAGCTCGCCAACATGACGATGTCGCTGGTCGTGCTGGTGGTCGTGCTGTTCCTCACCGGGTTCCTCACGAACATGCCCACGGCCGTCCTTGCCTCGATCGTCTTCCTCATCGGCCTCGGCCTGGTCGACCTCAAGGGGCTCCAACGTATCCGCGCCGCCCGGGTCAGCGAGTTCCTCATCGCCGGCCTCACCGCAGTGGTGGTCTTCGCCTGGGGCGTCGAGCAGGGCATCATCCTCGCGATTGTGGCCTCGATCCTGGAGCTGGTGCGCCGGGCCTACTCACCCAAGGACTTCGTCCTCGG
This genomic window contains:
- a CDS encoding SulP family inorganic anion transporter; translated protein: MSVLAKLTPEPLRGYKRAWLTGDVVAGVTLAAVAIPETMGYTSIAQTPVVTGLYTIIFPTLAFALLGSSRLLVVGADSATAAIMAAGLAGLGVAGLSPNSAEWLAWASLVALVCGGLLVLARLLKLGFLGDFLSASVLIGFLTGVGIQVLTGQIPGMLGIPKGTGNWFHQQWYTLTHLVDASGPTVAYAAGTLIIILGCKRFAPKVPGAVIAVVLSIAVSNALDSSANGVAVIGPVQGGFPPIGLPAGITWSDIPTVMGIALSCFILIIAQSAATSRSFAMKHEQRVDVNRDIVGLAGANFAAGLSGTFVVNGSPTKTEILDEQRGKTQLANMTMSLVVLVVVLFLTGFLTNMPTAVLASIVFLIGLGLVDLKGLQRIRAARVSEFLIAGLTAVVVFAWGVEQGIILAIVASILELVRRAYSPKDFVLGVDQEGEPTYQKAEPGAESLPGLLVFRFDAELFYANASLFVDDIEGLIAAAPTKVRWLVLDCSAMADIDYSASLNLAGLIKSAHAGGAVFALANVDPSLLTTLTRYGTLEDFDNAHIFPSLRDAVEAFRADAPAST